In the genome of Raphanus sativus cultivar WK10039 chromosome 4, ASM80110v3, whole genome shotgun sequence, one region contains:
- the LOC108851965 gene encoding ras-related protein RABA1e translates to MGAYKSDDDYDYLFKLVLIGDSGVGKSNLLSRFTRNEFSIESKSTIGVEFATRSVHVDEKTIKAQLWDTAGQERYRAITSAYYRGAVGALLVYDITRHVTFENVERWLKELRDHTDANVVIMLVGNKADLRHLRAVPTEEARSFSERENMFFMETSALDATNVEQAFTHVLTQIYRVMSRKALDGTGDPTSLPKGQTIDIGNKDDVTAVKSSGCCSG, encoded by the exons ATGGGAGCGTACAAATCCGACGACGACTACGATTATCTCTTTAAACTAGTTTTGATCGGAGATTCCGGCGTCGGAAAATCCAACCTGTTGTCTCGATTCACCAGAAATGAGTTCAGTATCGAGTCAAAGTCTACCATCGGTGTCGAGTTCGCCACAAGAAGCGTTCATGTCGACGAGAAAACCATCAAAGCTCAGCTTTGGGACACCGCCGGTCAAGAAAG ATATAGAGCAATCACGAGTGCATACTACAGGGGAGCAGTAGGCGCTCTTCTAGTGTACGACATAACTAGACACGTAACGTTCGAGAACGTTGAGCGATGGCTCAAGGAGCTTCGTGACCATACCGATGCCAACGTGGTGATCATGCTTGTTGGAAACAAAGCTGATCTTCGTCACCTACGTGCTGTTCCCACGGAAGAAGCTAGATCTTTCTCTGAAAGAGAGAATATGTTCTTTATGGAAACTTCTGCTCTTGATGCTACAAATGTTGAGCAAGCTTTCACTCATGTCTTGACTCAGATCTATCGTGTTATGAGCCGTAAAGCTCTTGATGGCACTGGAGATCCAACATCTTTGCCTAAAGGACAGACCATTGATATTGGAAACAAGGATGATGTTACTGCTGTTAAGTCCTCTGGTTGTTGCTCAGGTTAA
- the LOC108831578 gene encoding uncharacterized protein LOC108831578: MVRSELGRRRFLSRAEMAPASMISRRSCSMSPTLETIFEERSDNFNHQDYYSKVVVGQRHRLFLIVPAIISAVSCVLLYRHDRVIRFS, encoded by the coding sequence ATGGTCAGATCAGAACTAGGAAGAAGGAGGTTTTTATCTCGAGCTGAAATGGCGCCGGCGTCAATGATTTCTCGCCGGAGCTGTTCAATGTCTCCGACACTAGAGACCATATTTGAAGAAAGGTCCGATAATTTTAACCATCAAGATTATTATTCAAAAGTCGTTGTGGGACAACGACACCGTCTCTTCCTTATCGTTCCGGCGATTATATCGGCCGTGTCTTGTGTTTTGCTGTATAGACATGATCGTGTTATTCGATTTTCTTGA
- the LOC108835750 gene encoding uncharacterized protein LOC108835750, whose product MAGEEEKPTTTTAEPTLPSPPETPTPPAKFDPTRMIGIIKRKALIKDLAAAYHNDCIAYCRELLELQKRKAEPFLYTKAPEDVRKETLRSSSKRAKKKR is encoded by the exons ATGGCGGGGGAAGAAGAGAAGCCAACTACTACCACAGCTGAACCTACTCTTCCTTCTCCGCCGGAAACGCCTACTCCTCCGGCTAAGTTCGATCCTACTCGAA TGATTGGGATCATCAAGAGGAAGGCTTTGATTAAGGATTTAGCTGCAGCTTACCACAACGACTGTATTGCTTATTGTCGAGAGCTTCTGGAGCTCCAAAAGAGAAAGGCCGAG CCGTTTCTGTACACGAAAGCTCCAGAAGATGTGAGAAAAGAGACGTTGAGGTCTTCTTCCAAACGAGCTAAGAAAAAACGTTAA